A single genomic interval of Perca fluviatilis chromosome 19, GENO_Pfluv_1.0, whole genome shotgun sequence harbors:
- the adob gene encoding 2-aminoethanethiol (cysteamine) dioxygenase b translates to MMTGDSNMTSIVQRIARQALLTFRSPPRLGEEAGKSFLENRSQLKSLMTEVRAADLKLVPRRADNNNVSPSLRGPPVTYMHICEMDQFSMGVFLLKSGASIPLHDHPGMHGMLKVLYGKVRISCFDRLERQGCTPAAPPLPPAQKGALRRSLLRSTDVYTEESGPCVLSPDRDNLHQIDAVDGPTAFMDILAPPYDPDDDRDCHYYKVLTEAEVKNTEQKEVWLLEISQPPEFWCGGEPYPGPEVCL, encoded by the coding sequence ATGATGACAGGTGACAGCAACATGACCTCCATCGTTCAGAGAATAGCTCGGCAGGCTCTCCTCACCTTCAGGAGTCCGCCCCGGCTCGGCGAAGAGGCCGGTAAATCTTTCCTGGAGAACCGGAGCCAACTGAAGAGCCTAATGACGGAAGTGCGAGCGGCGGACCTGAAGCTCGTTCCTCGACGTGCCGACAACAACAACGTGAGCCCTTCGCTCCGCGGGCCTCCGGTCACCTACATGCACATTTGCGAGATGGACCAGTTCAGCATGGGGGTGTTTCTGCTGAAAAGCGGCGCCTCCATCCCGTTGCACGACCACCCGGGGATGCACGGCATGCTCAAAGTCCTGTACGGAAAGGTCCGGATCAGCTGCTTTGACCGGCTGGAGAGGCAGGGCTGCACGCCGGCAGCGCCTCCGCTTCCCCCGGCGCAGAAGGGCGCCCTGCGGCGCTCCCTGCTCCGCTCCACGGATGTCTACACGGAGGAGAGCGGCCCGTGCGTGCTCTCCCCGGACCGGGACAACCTGCACCAGATCGACGCCGTGGACGGCCCGACGGCGTTCATGGACATCCTGGCCCCGCCGTACGACCCGGACGACGACAGAGACTGCCACTACTACAAGGTGCTGACAGAAGCCGAGGTTAAAAACACAGAGCAGAAGGAGGTCTGGCTCCTGGAGATCTCGCAGCCTCCGGAGTTCTGGTGCGGAGGGGAGCCGTACCCGGGCCCGGAGGTCTGCCTCTGA
- the egr2a gene encoding E3 SUMO-protein ligase EGR2a, which translates to MSAQVAEDVSASLGRTVDDSPKDVSAAEGAMVVFKEEAVEHEGNPGEDESGDLLFEGRGAAELCLHGDLTQYGATLRTHSVAFTGKFSVDSRGAGGPWTPEDFIDVIRADIGTPGPDAVSGSCSPDIYAEGDAGEGSMAHSQPDISHMYVTPHPHPHPHPYTHPAPSYSCSGDMYPDQSAGGYLATSTCAVSYHAPPSYNPAPKPTVDGAALLSIMPEYGGFYQQSCQRDIHAALIPERKSLPYPLDSLRVPPPLTPLNTIRNFTLGAPSSAADGPMSATFPSHQSLPLRPILRPRKYPNRPSKTPVHQRPYPCPAEGCDRRFSRSDELSRHLRIHTGHKPFQCRICMRNFSRSDHLTTHIRTHTGEKPFSCEQCGRKFARSDERRRHMKIHLRQKEKRSSAS; encoded by the exons ATGTCTGCTCAAGTAGCGGAGGACGTGTCGGCGTCTCTCGGCAGAACTGTGGATGACAGTCCTAAAGATGTGTCCGCGGCGGAGGGGGCGatggttgtttttaaagaaGAGGCTGTTGAGCACGAAGGGAACCCCGGTGAGGATGAAAGCG GTGATCTTCTGTTCGAGGGGAGAGGCGCAGCTGAGCTCTGTCTCCACGGCGACTTGACGCAGTACGGTGCAACTTTACGCACGCACTCCGTGGCGTTTACGGGCAAGTTCTCGGTGGACTCCAGAGGCGCGGGAGGACCGTGGACACCGGAGGACTTCATCGACGTGATCAGGGCTGACATTGGCACCCCGGGGCCCGACGCAGTGTCCGGATCGTGCTCGCCGGATATTTACGCAGAAGGAGACGCGGGGGAAGGAAGCATGGCGCACAGCCAGCCGGACATCAGCCACATGTACGTGACCcctcacccccacccccacccccacccttaCACTCACCCGGCCCCTTCCTACTCCTGCAGCGGGGACATGTACCCAGACCAATCCGCAGGGGGGTATCTAGCCACATCCACCTGCGCAGTGTCCTACCACGCGCCGCCATCCTACAACCCGGCGCCCAAACCGACCGTAGACGGCGCCGCGCTGCTCTCCATCATGCCCGAGTACGGGGGCTTCTACCAGCAGAGCTGCCAGAGAGACATCCACGCGGCTTTAATCCCGGAGAGGAAATCCCTCCCGTACCCGCTGGACTCCCTCCGTGTGCCTCCGCCTCTCACTCCTCTCAACACCATCAGGAACTTTACGCTCGGCGCGCCCTCGTCCGCCGCGGACGGCCCCATGTCTGCGACTTTCCCCAGCCACCAGAGCCTCCCTCTCAGGCCCATCCTGAGGCCGAGGAAGTACCCGAACCGGCCGAGCAAGACGCCCGTGCACCAGAGGCCGTACCCGTGCCCGGCCGAGGGCTGCGACCGCAGGTTCTCCCGGTCGGACGAGCTGAGCCGGCACCTGCGCATCCACACCGGGCACAAACCGTTCCAGTGCCGCATCTGCATGAGGAACTTCAGCCGCAGCGACCACCTCACCACGCACATCCGCACGCACACCGGGGAGAAGCCGTTCTCCTGCGAGCAGTGCGGGAGGAAGTTCGCCCGGAGCGACGAGAGGAGGAGGCACATGAAGATCCACCTCCGGCAGAAAGAGAAAAGGTCCTCCGCGTCCTAA